In Labrus mixtus chromosome 11, fLabMix1.1, whole genome shotgun sequence, a single window of DNA contains:
- the LOC132983777 gene encoding trypsin-like, whose protein sequence is MGSTGGERRGGRTRMSTVGLLGYKYEPGSVQVSSEHSPDNMTLLALLLMVGAAAAVPREDGRIIGGQECEPHSRPFMASLNYGYHFCGGVLINKQWVLSVAHCWYNPYAMQIMLGEHDLRTFEGTEQLMKTETIIWHPSYDYQTLDYDIMLIKLFHPVEVTEAVAPIPLPTGCPMGGLPCSVSGWGNTAMDGEEVYMPSHLQCLDVPAVDDADCENAYPGMITRRMFCAGYMDGGRDACNGDSGSPLVCIGELYGLVSWGQGCALPNYPGVYVKVCEFLYWIEDVLADNS, encoded by the exons ATGGGGtcaacaggaggagagagaagaggcgGGAGGACCAGAATGAGCACAGTGGGGCTGCTGGGATATAAATACGAGCCGGGGAGTGTACAGGTGTCTTCTGAGCATTCACCTGACAACATGACACTGCTCGCTCTACTGCTGATGGTTGGAGCTGCTG cggcAGTTCCCCGCGAAGATGGCAGGATCATTGGCGGACAGGAGTGTGAGCCGCACTCCCGTCCTTTCATGGCCTCCCTAAACTATGGTTACCACTTCTGTGGCGGGGTGCTCATCAACAAGCAGTGGGTGCTCTCTGTTGCCCACTGCTGGTACAA TCCCTACGCAATGCAGATCATGCTGGGAGAACACGATCTGCGAACCTTTGAGGGCACAGAGCAACTCATGAAGACAGAAACCATCATCTGGCACCCTAG TTATGACTATCAGACGCTGGATTACGACATTATGCTTATCAAGCTCTTCCACCCGGTGGAGGTGACCGAGGCAGTCGCACCCATTCCCCTGCCCACAGGCTGCCCAATGGGTGGGCTCCCCTGCTCTGTGTCCGGCTGGGGAAACACGGCCATGGATGGCGAGGAAG tGTACATGCCGAGCCATCTGCAGTGTTTGGATGTGCCCGCGGTGGATGACGCGGACTGTGAGAATGCCTATCCTGGTATGATTACACGCAGGATGTTTTGTGCTGGATACATGGACGGAGGCAGAGATGCATGCAAT GGTGACTCTGGCAGCCCTCTGGTGTGTATTGGAGAGCTCTATGGCCTGGTGTCATGGGGTCAGGGATGTG